A window of Chloroflexota bacterium contains these coding sequences:
- a CDS encoding VOC family protein: protein MDYIKRVERVALAVEDLDKAQSFFEQWFGAKFCPEENIEDMGIRYRPFDIGASKMELLQATRDDSPVAKFIKKNGGPGVHHITFEVEDLDVAVAELERRGGRIAYRHTYQPGVTFEGQYWREAFVHPKDSFGVLIHLAEKKPVK from the coding sequence ATGGACTATATCAAGCGAGTCGAACGGGTTGCGCTGGCGGTTGAAGATTTGGACAAAGCTCAATCCTTCTTTGAACAGTGGTTCGGAGCGAAGTTCTGCCCCGAAGAGAACATCGAAGACATGGGCATTCGCTACCGCCCGTTTGACATTGGCGCCAGCAAGATGGAGTTGTTGCAGGCCACCCGCGACGACAGCCCGGTGGCGAAGTTCATCAAAAAGAATGGCGGGCCGGGCGTGCATCACATCACCTTTGAAGTGGAAGACCTGGATGTGGCCGTGGCCGAACTGGAGCGGCGCGGAGGCCGAATTGCTTACCGGCACACCTACCAGCCGGGCGTGACGTTTGAGGGCCAATACTGGCGCGAGGCGTTCGTGCATCCAAAGGATTCGTTTGGGGTGCTGATTCACCTGGCGGAGAAGAAGCCGGTGAAATGA